The following proteins are co-located in the Dyadobacter chenwenxiniae genome:
- a CDS encoding TIGR00266 family protein has product MISHEIDYKIIGDDIQVVEIELDPNETVIAEAGAMLFMEDGIEFQTKMGDGSEANQSIMGKIFQAGTRLITGESLFMTHFTNRGYGKKKVAFAAPYPGTVMPIDLSKIYGNELIVQKDGFLCAAMGTSMKIHFNQRFGSGLFGGEGFILQKIKGDGMAFVHAGGVVIERQLNNETLRVDTGCVVAFEQSLSFDIQRSGGLKSMVFGGEGMFLATLRGTGRCWIQSMPISKLIQRLAVMGPNSGKESGSVIGGLGRLFED; this is encoded by the coding sequence ATGATCTCACACGAAATTGATTACAAAATTATTGGCGACGATATCCAGGTCGTAGAAATTGAGCTGGATCCGAATGAAACCGTTATCGCAGAAGCAGGCGCAATGCTTTTCATGGAAGACGGAATAGAGTTTCAGACTAAAATGGGTGATGGCTCCGAGGCGAACCAGAGCATTATGGGTAAGATTTTCCAGGCTGGAACACGGTTGATCACGGGTGAGTCGCTTTTTATGACCCACTTTACAAACAGGGGCTACGGCAAGAAAAAGGTGGCATTTGCAGCCCCTTACCCGGGAACCGTGATGCCGATTGATCTTTCCAAAATATATGGAAATGAACTGATTGTGCAGAAAGACGGCTTTTTGTGCGCTGCCATGGGAACGAGCATGAAAATTCACTTTAACCAGCGTTTTGGGTCAGGCTTGTTTGGCGGAGAAGGTTTTATTTTACAGAAAATCAAAGGCGATGGAATGGCGTTCGTGCATGCGGGCGGCGTGGTGATCGAGCGTCAGTTGAATAACGAAACATTACGCGTGGATACAGGTTGCGTGGTTGCATTCGAGCAATCATTAAGCTTCGATATTCAACGTTCAGGCGGCCTGAAATCGATGGTTTTCGGCGGCGAAGGCATGTTCCTGGCTACATTGCGCGGAACGGGCCGCTGCTGGATCCAGTCCATGCCGATCTCAAAACTCATCCAACGCCTGGCCGTAATGGGACCTAATT
- the gltX gene encoding glutamate--tRNA ligase — MNNKPVRVRFAPSPTGPLHAGGVRTALYNYLFARQQGGQMLLRIEDTDQNRYVPGAEEYILEALEWLGITIDEGPQQGGPHTPYRQSERKEMYREYAERLVAEGKAYYAFDTAEELDAMRKRLEAAKVAAAQYNAITRMEMTNSLTLSAEETKSRLDSGEAYVIRMKIMPKEDIRFNDLIRGWVVVHSSQIDDKVLLKSDGMPTYHLANIVDDHLMGITHVIRGEEWLPSAPLHVLLYRFLGWESTMPQFAHLPLLLKPDGNGKLSKRDADLGGFPIFPLEWTDPNTGDKAKGFREEGYFADATANFLALLGWNAGTEQELFNMEELIAAFSFERVHKAGARFDIQKANWFNQQYLKNLDDTTLIEQAKPLFAAQNIHVTHEQVAQIVFLLKDRVHFVKEIVSESRFLFNTPETYDQELVLKKWDEQAVTAISGFKDALTTFEAEFTAHNIKENLAATMESLGIKMGKIMQALRLALTGEGHGPDLMVTMEILGKDEVVKRLDNALTRLPAQIRLA; from the coding sequence ATGAATAATAAACCTGTCCGGGTAAGATTTGCCCCCAGCCCGACCGGCCCGCTGCATGCAGGCGGCGTCCGCACTGCCTTGTATAACTATTTGTTTGCACGCCAGCAGGGTGGACAAATGTTGCTTCGCATTGAAGATACAGACCAGAACCGCTACGTTCCGGGCGCGGAAGAATACATTTTGGAAGCATTGGAATGGCTCGGTATAACCATAGACGAAGGTCCGCAGCAAGGCGGCCCGCATACGCCTTACCGCCAGTCGGAACGGAAAGAAATGTATCGCGAATATGCAGAGAGGCTTGTTGCCGAGGGAAAAGCATATTACGCTTTTGATACGGCAGAAGAGCTGGATGCCATGCGCAAACGTCTGGAAGCGGCCAAGGTTGCTGCTGCCCAGTACAATGCGATCACGCGGATGGAAATGACAAACTCGCTGACATTATCCGCGGAAGAAACCAAATCCAGACTTGATAGCGGCGAAGCATATGTGATCCGGATGAAGATAATGCCAAAAGAAGACATTCGTTTCAATGACCTGATCCGTGGCTGGGTGGTTGTGCATTCATCGCAGATCGATGATAAAGTGCTTTTGAAATCCGACGGCATGCCCACTTACCATTTGGCCAACATTGTGGACGACCATTTGATGGGCATTACGCACGTGATCCGTGGTGAAGAATGGCTTCCTTCTGCACCATTGCACGTTTTGTTATATCGTTTTTTGGGTTGGGAAAGCACCATGCCACAGTTTGCGCACCTTCCATTGCTGCTAAAACCAGACGGAAACGGTAAGCTGTCCAAGCGCGACGCAGATCTCGGAGGTTTCCCGATTTTCCCTCTCGAGTGGACCGATCCGAATACAGGCGACAAAGCCAAAGGTTTCCGGGAAGAAGGTTATTTCGCGGATGCAACGGCCAATTTCCTTGCCTTGCTAGGCTGGAATGCCGGAACCGAGCAGGAACTTTTTAATATGGAAGAGCTGATTGCCGCATTCAGTTTCGAGCGTGTGCATAAGGCCGGGGCGCGATTTGACATTCAGAAAGCCAACTGGTTCAATCAGCAATATCTTAAAAACCTGGATGACACAACGCTTATTGAACAGGCGAAACCGCTTTTTGCAGCACAGAACATCCATGTTACCCACGAACAAGTGGCGCAAATTGTCTTTTTGCTGAAAGACCGCGTGCATTTTGTGAAGGAGATTGTAAGCGAATCCCGCTTTTTGTTCAATACACCTGAAACCTACGATCAGGAGCTGGTTTTGAAAAAATGGGATGAACAGGCAGTAACCGCAATTTCCGGATTTAAAGATGCGCTTACGACATTTGAGGCGGAATTTACAGCACATAATATTAAAGAAAACCTGGCAGCCACAATGGAATCGCTGGGCATAAAAATGGGTAAAATCATGCAGGCGCTCCGTCTTGCGCTCACAGGCGAAGGCCACGGACCGGACCTGATGGTAACGATGGAAATTTTGGGAAAAGATGAAGTTGTAAAACGACTGGATAATGCCCTGACCCGTTTACCAGCGCAAATTCGCCTGGCATAA
- a CDS encoding acyl-CoA thioesterase, whose product MLKAKHPHQSEVTMTEMVLPNDTNTLNNLMGGRLLHWMDICAAIAAQKHSNRIVVTASVDNVSFTEPIKLGNIVTMQAKVTRAFNSSMEVFLEVWAEDIPAGQRVSTNRAFYTFVAVDQNGRPIEVPPLEPETPEEHDLYLSALRRRQLRLVLAGRMKPADAIELKALFQVN is encoded by the coding sequence ATGTTAAAGGCCAAACATCCACACCAGTCTGAGGTGACCATGACCGAAATGGTGCTTCCCAACGATACCAATACATTGAATAATCTGATGGGAGGCAGGCTTTTACATTGGATGGACATTTGCGCAGCTATTGCCGCTCAGAAGCATTCGAACCGCATTGTTGTAACCGCTTCGGTGGATAATGTTTCATTTACTGAACCCATTAAGCTCGGAAACATTGTAACAATGCAGGCCAAAGTAACCCGCGCATTCAACTCTTCCATGGAAGTTTTTCTGGAAGTGTGGGCTGAGGACATTCCTGCCGGGCAGCGCGTGAGTACAAACCGCGCCTTTTACACATTCGTTGCCGTGGATCAAAACGGCCGTCCTATTGAAGTGCCGCCTTTGGAACCCGAGACGCCAGAGGAACATGATTTGTATTTGAGTGCGCTTCGCCGCCGTCAGCTTCGCCTTGTTCTGGCTGGTCGAATGAAACCTGCGGACGCTATCGAATTGAAAGCACTTTTTCAGGTTAATTAA
- a CDS encoding outer membrane beta-barrel protein, giving the protein MRRKCYTKYAAAQAFFLILTWIGALQVSAQNKSGRYVNPFGVMSVTAGVGVAYYMGDLTDGVNMKHLGLGPSISLGGLYRLTERVSARGELRFYKVSADQKYSKNAQNNLSFKTFNPDINLGIQADLFSFNSQPRINPYLFGGIGFTLLSPKAKIDGEWHSLAPLRTEGIKYKRLPLVFTAGIGVSIKTTERLSLGLELCNNFLNSDYLDDVSTVYPNPDQLPSDLARRLSDRSPEIGLEPRQPGWNRGSAKSKDSYLFFQVRGTYLIGNRQQAIERRKTRCPKF; this is encoded by the coding sequence ATGAGAAGAAAATGCTATACTAAATACGCTGCTGCACAAGCATTCTTTTTAATTCTCACATGGATAGGTGCATTGCAGGTTTCGGCTCAAAACAAATCCGGAAGATATGTCAATCCATTCGGCGTCATGAGCGTGACTGCTGGCGTGGGCGTGGCCTATTACATGGGCGACCTGACGGATGGCGTGAATATGAAACATTTGGGATTAGGGCCGTCGATTTCGCTTGGAGGGCTTTACCGCTTGACCGAGCGTGTCAGCGCACGTGGTGAACTGCGGTTTTACAAAGTTTCAGCCGATCAGAAATATTCCAAAAACGCACAGAATAACCTCTCTTTCAAGACATTCAATCCCGACATTAACCTGGGCATCCAAGCAGATTTGTTCTCTTTTAATAGTCAGCCGCGCATCAATCCATATCTTTTTGGAGGCATAGGGTTTACATTATTGAGTCCAAAAGCAAAAATTGACGGTGAATGGCACAGCCTGGCTCCGTTGCGGACAGAAGGCATAAAATACAAGCGCCTACCATTGGTTTTTACAGCGGGAATTGGTGTTTCAATCAAAACCACAGAAAGGCTAAGCCTTGGTTTGGAGCTTTGCAACAACTTCCTTAATTCCGATTACCTCGACGATGTCAGCACAGTATACCCCAATCCCGACCAGTTGCCCAGCGATTTGGCCAGAAGATTGTCGGATCGTTCACCCGAAATCGGTTTGGAGCCGAGACAACCGGGTTGGAACCGGGGAAGCGCAAAGAGCAAAGACAGTTATTTATTCTTTCAGGTCCGCGGCACTTACCTGATCGGCAACCGCCAGCAGGCCATTGAGCGCAGGAAAACCCGTTGTCCCAAATTCTAA
- a CDS encoding head GIN domain-containing protein — protein sequence MKKITSFSIAALMMLVCSMAANAQDTRNFNLSGFSKLSMGSAFRIEVKQGSKYSITTSGRPEDLDDLEATIKGDALHLGYKGNGWNKNRKTVSVNITMPSLDAVDFSGASKANVAPFSGVKHMDIEVSGASQVNMEFSAPKVTFELSGASSLILVGQGDVLNGEVSGASSFKGRDFSAKTVNIDASGASSAAVVASNAVHAEASGASSIRYSGSAKDIHSSTSGASSVKRD from the coding sequence ATGAAAAAGATCACCTCATTTTCTATCGCGGCGCTGATGATGCTCGTATGCTCCATGGCAGCGAATGCGCAGGATACCAGAAATTTCAACCTGTCAGGTTTCAGCAAGCTCTCAATGGGCAGTGCATTTCGCATTGAGGTTAAGCAGGGAAGTAAATACAGCATTACAACAAGCGGACGTCCCGAGGATCTGGACGATCTGGAAGCAACGATTAAAGGCGATGCCCTTCATTTGGGATATAAGGGCAACGGCTGGAACAAAAATCGGAAAACGGTCAGTGTTAACATCACAATGCCTTCCTTGGACGCAGTTGATTTTTCAGGTGCATCGAAAGCCAATGTGGCTCCTTTTTCAGGTGTAAAGCATATGGATATCGAAGTTTCCGGCGCCTCACAGGTGAATATGGAATTTTCTGCACCGAAAGTGACATTTGAATTGTCCGGCGCATCTTCCCTGATCCTGGTAGGGCAGGGTGACGTTTTGAACGGCGAAGTTTCAGGAGCCTCGTCCTTCAAAGGCCGTGACTTTTCTGCCAAAACGGTTAATATAGATGCATCGGGAGCTAGCAGTGCAGCAGTGGTTGCGAGCAATGCGGTGCATGCCGAGGCAAGCGGGGCGAGCAGCATTCGCTATTCCGGGTCTGCCAAAGACATTCATTCCAGCACTTCCGGCGCAAGCTCCGTTAAAAGGGACTAG
- a CDS encoding PspC domain-containing protein, with protein MKKTISINIGGIIFHIEEDGYEKLKGYLFSIQKYFSSFADSKEILSDIEGRIAERFLNKQKAEAKQVISLSDVDELIAAMGTVADFEAIEQAEDILADPLESAASRGYTPTEEAYSSSASSSSYNAPKTEPVHPARPRKLYRDLRRKLLGGVAAGLAHYFTIDPIWVRLAFLFMVIGLPAGSGMMNLNMEDEFGPLSGFMVLVYIAMWVAFPGSTTLEEDTKIKKFYRDPDRKVVGGVAAGVASYFGVDLGVVRFLWVLSILLFGTGVLVYIILWVIAPVANTLTEKMEMQGEPITLSNIESNIKQGLSLEDRSGEEHGVTKLLLFPFRAIAAIIGALGRLLKGLGPILRILIGASLVAMAVLGLLGLIIAGGVALGLTNSASFDNLPIPFLIFQELPGVLILSGILVSAIPLVTFLLLGLTLISNKRIVGGSVWLTLLGLWIVGIIGTTIGGISYQRNFAKRGEVVQSISYPAPAGTLTLDYNYINDEENVDVDIRLVGYAAASDSVKLDKTLHARGRSREDAEKNASGLVYDINVKDSVFTFTEGPLLAGHGPFRDQRIDLALHIPYNKQFVMKRDFYFLMNRWSQKSTELYDLDRDDVNFNELTWEMRRDSGLVCVNLPAKFLKSETDENDENSGYSFDYDESSDLELGERGNFSKQFPVGDFNKIDIGGAYSIIIRQGSDYSVTADSEEPADVDDLKVYVENGTLRVKRDREFSLFDSEKWKRIGLVITMPKIEDLSLSGANKTLVTGFAGLTKLRVDISGASKSEINVEADQLDVSISGASKATLKGSARSVNLDASGACKLEATELNVQTAEVDASGASKVELGRVPSIRRHASGASKINVQE; from the coding sequence ACTTTGAGGCCATTGAGCAGGCAGAAGACATTCTTGCGGACCCATTGGAATCTGCTGCTTCAAGAGGTTATACACCAACAGAGGAGGCATACTCCTCCTCAGCATCATCTTCTTCTTATAATGCTCCCAAAACGGAACCTGTACATCCGGCTCGCCCCAGAAAACTTTACCGCGACTTGCGGCGCAAGCTTTTAGGTGGTGTTGCTGCGGGGCTTGCCCATTATTTCACCATTGACCCGATCTGGGTGAGGCTTGCATTTCTTTTTATGGTGATCGGGTTACCGGCTGGTTCGGGCATGATGAACCTGAATATGGAGGATGAATTCGGGCCGCTTTCGGGTTTTATGGTGCTGGTTTACATTGCCATGTGGGTTGCGTTTCCGGGATCAACGACTTTGGAAGAGGATACAAAAATTAAAAAATTCTATCGCGATCCGGACCGTAAAGTGGTGGGTGGCGTTGCAGCCGGTGTAGCTTCCTATTTTGGTGTGGATCTGGGTGTTGTGCGGTTTCTGTGGGTGTTATCCATACTTCTTTTTGGAACCGGCGTGTTGGTTTACATCATTCTTTGGGTGATTGCGCCAGTGGCAAATACGCTTACAGAAAAGATGGAAATGCAGGGTGAACCGATTACCCTTTCCAATATTGAATCGAATATCAAGCAGGGTCTTAGTCTGGAAGATAGATCAGGAGAGGAACATGGCGTAACCAAACTTTTACTTTTTCCTTTTCGAGCCATTGCGGCTATTATAGGAGCATTAGGCCGATTGTTAAAAGGGTTAGGTCCAATCTTACGGATTCTGATCGGCGCTTCCCTGGTTGCTATGGCGGTGTTGGGTTTGCTGGGCTTAATTATTGCAGGCGGTGTGGCACTGGGTTTGACCAATTCTGCATCATTTGACAATTTGCCAATCCCCTTCCTGATTTTTCAAGAGTTGCCTGGCGTTTTGATCTTGTCTGGGATTTTAGTTTCTGCTATTCCTTTGGTTACATTCCTGTTATTGGGTCTTACATTAATCTCTAATAAAAGAATTGTTGGTGGCTCGGTTTGGTTGACTTTACTCGGGCTTTGGATTGTAGGCATTATCGGGACGACGATCGGAGGAATTTCTTATCAAAGAAACTTTGCAAAAAGAGGTGAAGTAGTGCAATCAATTTCCTATCCTGCACCGGCTGGCACGCTGACCTTGGATTACAACTATATCAATGACGAGGAAAACGTGGATGTTGACATTAGATTGGTGGGATATGCGGCAGCTTCGGACAGCGTTAAACTTGATAAAACATTACATGCAAGAGGCCGTAGTCGTGAGGATGCAGAGAAAAATGCAAGTGGTTTGGTTTATGATATAAATGTAAAAGATTCTGTATTTACTTTCACAGAAGGCCCATTGCTGGCAGGCCATGGCCCATTCCGCGACCAGCGCATTGATCTTGCACTTCATATTCCTTACAACAAACAATTTGTAATGAAGCGTGATTTTTACTTCTTAATGAATCGCTGGAGTCAAAAAAGTACGGAGCTTTATGATCTTGATAGGGACGACGTAAATTTCAATGAACTGACCTGGGAAATGCGTCGGGATTCAGGTTTGGTTTGTGTCAATTTGCCCGCCAAATTTTTGAAAAGCGAAACAGATGAAAACGATGAGAATTCAGGTTATTCATTTGATTATGACGAAAGCAGCGATCTTGAACTGGGTGAACGCGGTAATTTTAGCAAACAATTTCCAGTAGGAGATTTCAATAAAATAGACATTGGCGGCGCTTATTCGATCATTATCCGTCAGGGAAGCGATTACTCGGTAACCGCAGACAGTGAAGAGCCGGCGGACGTGGACGACTTAAAAGTATACGTTGAGAATGGCACACTACGTGTGAAAAGGGATAGGGAATTCAGTCTTTTTGATTCTGAAAAATGGAAACGGATTGGTTTGGTGATCACTATGCCGAAAATAGAAGACCTTTCTCTGTCAGGTGCCAACAAAACTTTGGTAACAGGTTTTGCGGGCCTTACCAAATTGCGGGTTGACATTTCCGGCGCATCCAAATCTGAAATCAACGTTGAAGCAGATCAGCTGGATGTGAGTATTTCCGGTGCTTCCAAGGCAACATTGAAAGGATCTGCGCGGTCGGTTAACCTGGACGCTTCCGGTGCTTGCAAGCTGGAAGCCACGGAATTAAACGTTCAGACTGCCGAAGTCGATGCTTCCGGTGCTTCGAAAGTTGAGCTGGGAAGGGTTCCTAGCATCAGGCGCCATGCAAGCGGTGCCAGCAAGATCAATGTGCAAGAATAA